The proteins below come from a single Aegilops tauschii subsp. strangulata cultivar AL8/78 chromosome 6, Aet v6.0, whole genome shotgun sequence genomic window:
- the LOC120966791 gene encoding glutamate dehydrogenase 1, mitochondrial: MWCYCGHLSVSSLSSLNHCSSRNFLNLHMAGITIIHSKVSILQTQALVVETMKLNFCSIHDMIYPDRHVDVMIEQVFGNIGSWAAQLITEAGGEVVSIRDVTGAVKNSNGIDIAKLMKHSAENRGIKGFDGGDAVDPTLLLTEECDVLIPAALGGVINKDNADAIKAKYIIEAVNHPTDPEATRFGQRRAC; encoded by the exons ATGTGGTGTTACTGTGGACATCTGTCGGTGTCTTCACTGTCCAGTTTGAATCATTGCAGTTCAAGAAACTTTTTGAATCTACATATGGCTGGTATCACTATTATCCATTCGAAGGTGTCTATACTGCAG ACACAGGCATTGGTGGTGGAAACGATGAAGCTAAACTTTTGCTCAATACATGATATGATTTATCCGGATAGACATGTGGACGTGATGATTGAGCAG GTATTTGGCAATATTGGTTCTTGGGCTGCCCAATTGATCACTGAAGCTGGTGGCGAGGTGGTCTCCATCAGAGATGTCACAGGGGCTGTCAAGAACTCCAATGGCATTGACATAGCCAAGCTGATGAAGCACTCGGCAGAGAACCGCGGGATCAAGGGCTTTGACGGAGGCGACGCCGTCGACCCGACCTTGCTGCTCACGGAAGAGTGCGACGTGCTCATCCCGGCAGCTCTGGGAGGAGTCATAAACAA GGACAATGCTGATGCCATCAAAGCAAAGTACATCATCGAGGCTGTTAACCACCCAACAGACCCCGAGGCCACGAG ATTCGGGCAAAGAAGGGCGTGCTGA